The genomic region AAATTAGAAGGCCATCCGACCATGGCGAATTTTACTGGCTGAAAAGACGTAAAATGTCTTCCCGTCCATCACCGAGACGAATCTGTCAGCTTAGAAAATGTGAACAGGCCTTGCATTGATCGCGCACCACCATAACACCCGGTCGGGTCTAATGTGGCGACGCGATTGCGGCACCGTCGTCGCCAGACTTAATCATATGGGCCGGAACCGGACGACCGACGTGATAGCCTTGAACTTGATCAATCCAGAGCTCGCGCATTAGCGTCATATGCTCCTCGGTCTCGACACCCTCGACAAGAACGTCGTCCACGTGGTTGCGCAGAAGGCTTACCATGTCGCGCAACATGGCCTTACCCCTTGGCGACGTCGCGTCGTTCAAGAAGGATTTATCGATCTTCACCGTGTCGAAATCAATCACGCGAAGCCAGGACAACCCAGCAAAGCCGGTACCAAAGTCGTCGAGCCAGATCGAAATACCCAGCCCGCGCAACTCTTCGACACACATCAACACCTGTGCATCGACGTCAATGTCCAACCCTTCCGTGATTTCGAACGCCAACCTGCTGCCTTGAACCCCAGTTTCCAAAAGAATGGCCGCGACAGACGCAGCAAAGCCTTCCGACTTCAGCTGGACCGGGGAGATGTTGACTGAAACGGTCTGAATTCGATTGTTTGCTAGCAGCTCGATGCAAACGGTGCGAACGAGCCAGCGCCCTAGTTCGTGGATGAAACCCGTATGCTCAGCGACAGGGATGAATGCGATGGGAGGGATAGAAACGCCATCAGCCGTCTTCAAGCGCATCAGGGCTTCCACAGTGTTCGTTGAGCCAGAGGCGACATCGTGGATCGGTTGATATACGAGCGATACCAACTCCTGCCGAAGAGCCACTCTCAGCAGTGCGACGAGGTCCTCCTCGTCATCGCGGCATGCGGGATCCAATGCATCATATAGCCTTGTGCAATTGCGTCCGCCAGCCTTGGCCGCATAAAGGGCTCGGTCTGCTTCATGAATGAGCTTTTCGACCTTTGTTGCGGAGTGCGGACCGGTCAGTGCAGCGCCCACGCTCACGGTAACAACCGGTGCCCCCTGCGGACGCATTTGGGGTGAAGGCGTCATCTCCTCTACGGCTTTGCGAATGTTTTCTGCAAAAGCAAAGCACTCTTCGGCAGATGTTGTATGCGTCAGCACTATGAATTCCTCGCCCCCGTAGCGACCCAATGAGCCGCCGAACTTTTCAACGGTTGCCCGGAGCACTTCTGCAACGCGAACAAGACAGTCATCGCCATCCTGGTGGCCATACAAATCGTTGAATCTTTTGAAATGATCGACGTCGATCAGGATTGCGGTGAAGCTTTGTTGGCTGGATCGCCACTTCTCCCAGAACTCGCGAAGCGTGCGATCAATGGCGCGCCGGTTGGATAGACCTGTCAGGGGATCGGTAATCGATAGCCTGAGCAAAGCTTTGCCGCGCTCGCTCGCCTCGTGATGCTGGGCGGCCGCCTCGAGTGAGTTCAGGAAAACCTGATAGCGTTCGGCATTCAGCTTCCAGTTCACATAAGAGGTAAATATGAAGCAGCAAACATAAAATATGACGAACGAAAGCGTATGATAGATGTCGCTCGGAAAGAAACAAAGGGAAACTAAAAAAGAACCCAAAACGGCAGCTGAAGCACTTAGTGCGAGGGAAACTCTGAAGTCAAAGAAAAGATTAATGCCCATCATGAATATTGCGCCGAAGACCATGTAATAGGAGAGATTTGATATCTCTCCGGATGCCATCGCCGGCAACAGCCAGCCCACATATCCTAACACCAGGGCGGCGGCGCACGTTATATCGAGACTGTCAGCCTTTTGGCCGAAGCGGTACTGAAGTTCGATCACGGCTAACGCGGAAGCCCCAACCACAAATCTTGCTATGATCGTATAAGGCGCAACGTCTGCGATCAAAAGCAGGTCTGTCAGTGAAAACAGGAGGTAGACGAGAACGGCCAGCCACAGCCCTTTCCTCGATACGGCACGGCGGGCTTCTGCCTGCTTTTGGCGATAGAGGGCCTTCAATTCTTGGGTCGCCGGTTTTGGCTTTTCCACGACAAAATCAGCGTCGGAGATTGGCGCCGAAGTTTCGTTTGCCCCGAAATGAACCGCCACGTCAAGACCTGCGTGCCCGGATTTAAGCTGCGTCACATTCCCTAAATATCCGGATTTATTCTGATAAATCATGAAGATACCACGGTTATTGATTTGAGGGTATGACGTCGTCCCCATCGATATGGGCGACCCGTCTTTCAATTCTCGGTATATGAGCAGTTTTTCCACTCGCAAGTTGCCCTACCTCCCATTAGAGTTACGACTCTGTTAACGGGAGTCCCGCTTTGAACCGCACCTCCACGCAACTTGATGGACAAAGTCTTATCACCCCCGAACTGATCGCTCGCGAGTTTGAGCATCAGCATCAACCGCTTCACCAAAAGATAGCCGTTGGAAAAGCCGAGCTGGCCCTGGCATTGGAGATTGCGCGGCAACAGTTTGAGAGCGGCGTTGAGCCGTCTCTCGTCATCGAGCGGCTCAGCAAACAGCTTCACCTCACGCGCAGAAAGTTTTTCCCCGGCGCTTGGCCTGAACTCGTTGATGTTGCACGAAGCCATCCTGTCGCTGCGGTCTTCCTGGAAGACCCCTTCACGCGCTGGTCATTCGACAAGCCTAGAGGATATTCAGGCGACGCACACCTTCTAGACTTCATCTACCGCCACCCGAGCGTAAGTGGATCGCTAGAGCAAGCATCGGCAAGGGGACGGTCTCTCTACGAATTCACGAGCAATGCATCCTCATCAGTCGCGGTTCGTGAGCGTCGCGACATCCTGACCCGTCAGGTGGATGAGATCACCGCAAGTCGTGGATCCGTTGCCGAAGTCCTTACCATCGCCGCTGGTCATTTGCGGGAAGCAGAAAAATCGAACGCGCTAAATGGTGGAACGATCAAGCGATGGGTCGCTCTGGACCAGGATCCGCTGAGTGTTGCTTCCATGCACGCGGAGTATGGGGGAAGCTGCGTCCAGGCCATGGGTGGGTCGGTACTTGAAATTCTCACCGGACGAAAGAAACTCGGTCAGTTCGACCTGATCTATGCCGCAGGTCTC from Rhizobium rhododendri harbors:
- a CDS encoding putative bifunctional diguanylate cyclase/phosphodiesterase; its protein translation is MIYQNKSGYLGNVTQLKSGHAGLDVAVHFGANETSAPISDADFVVEKPKPATQELKALYRQKQAEARRAVSRKGLWLAVLVYLLFSLTDLLLIADVAPYTIIARFVVGASALAVIELQYRFGQKADSLDITCAAALVLGYVGWLLPAMASGEISNLSYYMVFGAIFMMGINLFFDFRVSLALSASAAVLGSFLVSLCFFPSDIYHTLSFVIFYVCCFIFTSYVNWKLNAERYQVFLNSLEAAAQHHEASERGKALLRLSITDPLTGLSNRRAIDRTLREFWEKWRSSQQSFTAILIDVDHFKRFNDLYGHQDGDDCLVRVAEVLRATVEKFGGSLGRYGGEEFIVLTHTTSAEECFAFAENIRKAVEEMTPSPQMRPQGAPVVTVSVGAALTGPHSATKVEKLIHEADRALYAAKAGGRNCTRLYDALDPACRDDEEDLVALLRVALRQELVSLVYQPIHDVASGSTNTVEALMRLKTADGVSIPPIAFIPVAEHTGFIHELGRWLVRTVCIELLANNRIQTVSVNISPVQLKSEGFAASVAAILLETGVQGSRLAFEITEGLDIDVDAQVLMCVEELRGLGISIWLDDFGTGFAGLSWLRVIDFDTVKIDKSFLNDATSPRGKAMLRDMVSLLRNHVDDVLVEGVETEEHMTLMRELWIDQVQGYHVGRPVPAHMIKSGDDGAAIASPH
- a CDS encoding class I SAM-dependent methyltransferase — its product is MNRTSTQLDGQSLITPELIAREFEHQHQPLHQKIAVGKAELALALEIARQQFESGVEPSLVIERLSKQLHLTRRKFFPGAWPELVDVARSHPVAAVFLEDPFTRWSFDKPRGYSGDAHLLDFIYRHPSVSGSLEQASARGRSLYEFTSNASSSVAVRERRDILTRQVDEITASRGSVAEVLTIAAGHLREAEKSNALNGGTIKRWVALDQDPLSVASMHAEYGGSCVQAMGGSVLEILTGRKKLGQFDLIYAAGLYDYLSFSVAVKLTRHCLGMLKPGGVFLFANFSDEVGVDGYMETFMNWSLLLRPESEMWKISNAANDMSKFDGAVWSGANRNVAYASLRRL